The following proteins come from a genomic window of Paenibacillus swuensis:
- a CDS encoding CTP synthase C-terminal region-related (seleno)protein: MIRVALIGDYDPQVVAHVAIPQAIELAANDLGIVVDFEWIATTVLEEGFEQRLAKYQAIWWTVPASPYASMQGALNGIRYARENQVPFLGTCGGFQHMIIEFARNALGLHEADHAEENPDASVLLVAPLTCSVSEKTQKFRLAPDSKVATVYGTNEISEQYGTCNYGLNPDFASHLEKAGIRIVGVDHNGETRIMEYSQHPFYVGALFQPERSALNKIVHPLIKAFIQAANK; the protein is encoded by the coding sequence ATGATTCGTGTAGCGTTAATCGGTGACTATGATCCACAGGTCGTAGCGCATGTGGCAATTCCTCAGGCTATTGAATTAGCGGCGAATGATCTTGGAATTGTTGTCGACTTCGAGTGGATTGCAACTACTGTACTGGAAGAAGGTTTCGAACAGAGGTTGGCGAAGTATCAGGCGATCTGGTGGACCGTTCCTGCAAGTCCTTATGCCAGTATGCAAGGAGCTCTTAACGGCATACGGTATGCTCGTGAGAATCAAGTGCCTTTCTTGGGGACGTGCGGCGGATTTCAACACATGATCATTGAATTCGCCAGAAATGCGCTGGGACTGCATGAAGCAGATCATGCCGAGGAAAACCCAGATGCATCCGTTCTGCTGGTTGCTCCTCTAACATGCTCGGTCAGTGAAAAAACGCAAAAATTCAGACTCGCTCCAGATTCAAAAGTTGCAACAGTGTACGGAACGAATGAAATTTCAGAGCAATATGGCACTTGTAATTATGGGTTAAATCCGGATTTTGCTTCACACTTAGAAAAGGCTGGTATTCGGATTGTCGGAGTTGATCATAATGGTGAAACTCGGATTATGGAATATAGCCAGCATCCCTTCTATGTCGGAGCATTATTTCAGCCTGAGCGGTCTGCTTTGAACAAAATTGTACATCCGTTAATTAAGGCTTTTATTCAAGCCGCAAATAAATAA
- a CDS encoding YdeI/OmpD-associated family protein, which translates to MTNEVFNGVAAFHAQDREAWRSWLEQHHDQEKSVWLIIYRKQSETPSVYYDEAVDEALCYGWIDSTPRKRDEESYYQFFARRNPKSNWSKVNKEKVERLTAEGRMTASGLASVKLAKETGTWTALDEVENLTIPDDLKAAFNANEQAWNHFDAFSRSSKRGILEWIQNAKRPETRKKRVEQTVALATDNIKSNHPRP; encoded by the coding sequence ATGACTAACGAAGTATTCAACGGCGTAGCTGCCTTCCACGCACAAGATCGCGAGGCATGGCGCTCCTGGCTGGAGCAGCATCACGATCAGGAAAAGAGTGTATGGCTTATTATATATCGCAAGCAGAGTGAGACGCCGAGTGTGTACTATGATGAAGCCGTGGATGAGGCGCTATGCTATGGGTGGATTGACAGCACGCCGCGGAAGCGGGACGAGGAGAGTTATTATCAGTTTTTTGCACGGAGAAATCCCAAGAGTAACTGGAGTAAGGTGAACAAGGAGAAAGTGGAGCGGCTGACGGCAGAAGGGCGAATGACTGCCTCCGGACTGGCATCCGTGAAGCTTGCGAAAGAGACCGGCACATGGACGGCACTGGATGAGGTCGAGAATTTGACGATTCCGGATGACTTAAAGGCTGCCTTCAATGCTAACGAGCAGGCGTGGAACCATTTTGACGCCTTCTCTCGATCCTCGAAGCGAGGCATCCTGGAATGGATTCAGAATGCCAAGCGTCCGGAAACGCGCAAGAAGCGAGTGGAGCAGACCGTGGCACTAGCGACAGACAACATTAAGTCGAATCACCCTCGTCCATAG
- a CDS encoding DUF4365 domain-containing protein: MDNLPKSAESHDKERRSKLAFDLIVPDHLFLVRDEAGGDYGVDKILELKLVGTHMSNFRSHIQLKCTSKTRSANGSITFSVPIKTLSYLLNQPNSLFVVYIESENIFMWEWIIEIAQYATAQNIDITTTNNQTLNYHFIRELRLSDFTEIHKQINHSGVLVKQISEYIKISNASEKISLNIISESVTDVKNIVADIKKYGIAFSNSGEYNLLYEMISRVPNIFKSEDPDYCVVVAYLKYCNGEYYDAMSWIPKGRRFNVVSENLMEVSEYIELTLKLLLGICSPDIYSVQFDRLCLKYPKSLITLQHRFFEYKDRLVEADHTLKNEFRLLQKEFENIVLTIRNHESTNSILLINLEINEWEITGFLLLRELNFARFNMDGRDKIGHPLSLSERVDSANEFIKRNIEWLMRFEFLYKTVADDIIKARLYTSYANLQMQFISSARMSNKDSTDNGNEMLKTIVNSLLYNIEILRSNGYLHELLRAYMSLAECYQGLGLPDEAIGIVNDVMENADSIGLVKVVSYCKAFLDGIFIFNFEKLINDSMKDNIFLSDLSDKELNKYARQMLELLGLSDDRLPNLLIEYFWLRDDEVSGLNFCRHLHTHQDLEHTLSLETMYLINPNRKFVCRKFGYQSSMGHDRKILSRRFKSSFCLACEYKETLHNGID; encoded by the coding sequence ATGGATAATCTTCCCAAAAGCGCAGAATCACATGATAAAGAAAGAAGATCGAAACTAGCTTTTGACCTAATCGTTCCAGACCATTTATTTCTGGTTCGTGATGAAGCAGGCGGAGATTATGGTGTTGATAAGATTTTAGAATTGAAATTAGTAGGTACACATATGTCAAACTTTCGTTCCCATATACAGTTGAAATGCACTTCTAAAACAAGAAGTGCTAACGGTTCTATCACATTTTCAGTTCCTATAAAAACCTTGAGTTATTTATTAAACCAACCAAACTCTCTATTTGTTGTTTATATTGAATCCGAGAACATCTTCATGTGGGAATGGATCATAGAAATTGCGCAATATGCAACTGCCCAGAATATTGATATTACAACAACAAACAATCAAACGCTTAATTATCATTTTATAAGAGAACTTAGATTAAGCGATTTTACTGAAATACATAAACAAATTAATCATTCGGGAGTATTGGTAAAACAAATATCAGAGTATATTAAAATATCTAATGCGAGTGAAAAAATAAGTTTAAATATTATCTCTGAGTCTGTTACAGATGTAAAGAATATAGTAGCGGATATTAAAAAGTATGGAATTGCATTTTCAAATAGTGGAGAATATAACTTGCTCTATGAGATGATCTCCAGGGTACCAAATATATTCAAGTCAGAGGATCCCGATTATTGTGTAGTTGTAGCATACTTAAAATATTGTAATGGTGAATATTACGATGCGATGTCTTGGATTCCAAAGGGAAGAAGATTTAATGTTGTTTCTGAGAACTTAATGGAAGTGTCTGAGTACATTGAATTAACACTAAAGCTACTATTAGGCATTTGTAGTCCAGATATATATTCAGTTCAGTTTGATAGACTTTGCTTGAAGTACCCAAAATCACTCATCACATTACAACATAGATTTTTTGAATATAAAGACAGACTAGTCGAAGCAGATCATACACTAAAAAACGAGTTTAGATTACTTCAAAAGGAATTTGAAAATATTGTATTAACTATAAGAAATCATGAATCTACGAATTCTATTTTATTAATAAATTTAGAAATTAACGAGTGGGAGATTACGGGTTTTCTATTACTAAGAGAGTTAAATTTTGCTCGGTTTAATATGGATGGTCGTGATAAGATAGGACATCCATTGTCATTAAGTGAAAGAGTTGATAGTGCAAATGAGTTTATCAAGAGAAATATTGAATGGTTGATGCGATTCGAATTCTTATATAAAACAGTAGCAGATGATATAATAAAAGCTCGACTTTATACGTCCTATGCCAATCTTCAAATGCAATTCATTTCTAGCGCAAGAATGAGCAATAAGGATAGTACTGATAATGGAAACGAGATGTTGAAAACAATCGTAAACTCGCTTCTGTATAATATAGAGATCTTAAGAAGTAATGGATACCTACATGAGTTATTACGTGCTTATATGTCACTAGCTGAATGTTATCAAGGACTTGGGTTACCTGATGAAGCGATTGGTATTGTTAATGATGTAATGGAGAATGCAGATAGCATAGGATTGGTGAAAGTTGTTTCTTATTGCAAGGCTTTTCTTGATGGGATATTTATATTTAACTTTGAAAAATTAATTAACGATTCAATGAAGGACAATATTTTTTTATCTGACCTATCTGATAAAGAACTAAATAAATATGCACGGCAAATGTTAGAACTACTTGGTTTATCTGACGATAGATTGCCTAACTTATTAATAGAATATTTTTGGTTACGAGATGATGAAGTCTCTGGATTGAATTTTTGTCGACATCTCCATACACACCAAGACCTTGAACACACACTTAGCCTTGAAACGATGTATTTAATTAACCCAAACAGAAAGTTTGTTTGTAGAAAGTTCGGTTATCAATCTTCTATGGGTCATGATAGAAAAATTCTGAGCAGAAGATTTAAATCAAGCTTTTGTTTGGCTTGCGAATATAAAGAGACTTTACATAATGGTATTGATTAG